CTTCTACAATATCTCAAAGAAAACGGTGAAACCATCAAGGAACAAATCCTGGCGGGCAGATATCGCCCAAATCCCGTTCGAAGGGTAGAAATCCCAAAAGAGAACGGAAAGAAAAGAAACCTGGGCATCCCAACGGTGGTTGATCGAGTAATCCAGCAGGCAATTGCACAAATGCTCACGCCGATCTATGAGCAACAGTTCTCGGACAACAGCTTCGGGTTCCGACCCAAACGAAGTGCCCACCAAGCCATAAGGCGCAGCCAGCAATATATTCAGGAAGGCTACCGCTATGTTGTGGATATGGATCTAGAGAAATACTTTGACACCGTCAACCAAAGCAAGCTCATTGAAGTACTCTCAAGAACGATTAAGGACGGACGAGTCATTTCACTAATTCATAAATATCTTCGGGCAGGAGTTGTCGTGAAGCACAAGTTTGAGGAAACAGAAGTCGGCGTACCGCAGGGCGGGAATCTGAGTCCAATTCTCAGTAATATCATGCTGAATGAGTTGGACAAGGAGCTGGAGAAGAGAGGACACAAGTTTGTGCGATACGCAGATGATTTACTCATCTTCTGCAAGAGCAGACGAAGTGCCGAACGGACACTAACCAACATTCTCCCCTACATTGAAAAGAAGCTGTTCCTAAAAGTAAATCGGGAGAAAACCGTGGTGGACCTAGCCATTCGAGTGAAGTTTCTGGGATTCTCATTCTACAACCAACGAGGGCAAGTGAAAGTCCGCATCCATCCCAAATCCATCGCCAAAATGAAAACAAGAGTGAAGGAACTAACCGCAAGAAGCAATGGCATGGGAAATGAAGAGAGAGCCGAAAGGCTCAGACGCTATATCATGGGATGGGTCAACTACTTCAAGATTGCGGATATGAAGAACCTGCTCCAAACAACGGATGAATGGATGAGAAGAAGGATTCGAATGATCTACTGGAAACAATGGAAACGAATAAGGACAAAATTCGAAAAGCTGATCTCGTTTGGAATCCCAAAGTTCAAGGCATGGGAATACGCAAATACAAGAAAGAGCTACTGGAGAATCTCCAATAGCCCCATCCTCGCGAAAGCCCTCGATAACAACACCATTAAAGGCCTCGGATTTCTTTTCTTCTCAGATTATTATCGACAAGTGACTGCGTGAACTAAGGAACCGCCGTATACCGAACGGTACGTACGGTGGTGTGGGAGGTCGGCTACTCAACTAATGGGTAGCCCCCTACCCGATTTGTTATTTTTAGTCAGATGGTGCCCAAAAAGTAACAAGATGAATATTCTAGAGGAGGACATGGACGATTTCAGGAGGGAAGAACATACCATGGCGAAGGTAAACCGTCGAAAACTGAGTAAAAGCGCAGGAAGAAGGTCCGGGAGGCTGGAATTTCCTTTGCTGCAAAGCGGAGCGGACATAGACTGGCTGGAAGACCTGGAATCCGATCAACAGCTGGCGAGCGGGGGACAGAGAAGCATCCCTGTGCTGCAGCCCACCTCCCAACCCTCGTCCCCGCCATTGCCTCAATCCTCACCCCAAGCATCACCTCAGCCACCGGCTCAAGCAGCATCCCAAGTCCTGCCCAATACGCCCAGGGCGAAAATGATTCCTCAACAAACCACGTTTTCCAAGGTGATCAAGGAACGGCGAGACGAAAAGGATCATTCAATCGTGTACACAGATGATTTGACCGACCAGGCCGTAACCGCGGAGAAGATTGCCAACCGCGCCATCGATGCGACCAAAATCAAGCTCGGCAGCATCGACAACAATCTGTTGAAAGACTATGCGGTCGATAATGCCAAGCTGGCGGATCGAGCTGTCACTTCCAGCAAAATCGCGCCGGACGCCATCCAGACACACCACATCGGCAGAAATGTCATTACCACAGATATGATCCAGGACCGGTCCATTACCGCAGACAAACTGCAAAATGGCAGCATTACGAGCGAGAAGCTGGCTGACAAAACGATCGATTCGATCAAATTCGCCGAAGGGGCGATCCAGTCCAAGCACATACAAGAGCAGGCGATTACCAGCGAATTGATCGAGGATCAGGCCGTAACCGCAGAAAAAATCAAAATGGGCACGATCCAAACCAATAATCTGGCCAACTATATCATCAACTCTGTCAAGCTGGAGGATAACGCCGTCAGCAGCGAAAAAATCAGGGATGGCGCCGTTACTAGCAGCAAGATTGACGACGAGGCGATCGAAGCCCATCATATCAAGCGAGGCTCGATCCTGCATGAGCATCTGGCCGAAGGCGCAATCGATGCCGCGAATCTCTCTCCAGGCAGCATCACTGAACATCATCTCTCCTCCTACATCATCCACTCGCAGCATCTGGCCCCTGAGTCCGTGACTGCCCAAAAGGTGGCCCCCTATGCCATCTCGACCGAACATCTCGATGACCATAGCGTGACTGCGGAAAAGCTGGCCCGGGAGGCCGTAAACGGCACGCATCTGCAGCCGGCGTCCATCCAGACGATCCACCTGCAAGACAACAGTGTGACTCATAAAAAGTTGGGGGATGATCAAGTCACGACAAGCAAACTGGCGGATAACGCCGTCGATGCCGACAAACTGGCACCGCGATCTGTGTCCAGCAAGCATCTGATTGAAGAATCAGTCGAAGCCAAGCATCTGGCCAGCGGCTCCATCAACAAAGATAAGCTGGCCAAAGGCGTGATCGACTCGATTCATCTGAGTGAGCGGGTCATCAGCAATATCCATTTGAAGGATCACATCATTCACACCAATAATCTGGTCGATCATTCCATCACCACATCCAAGCTGGCAGCGGAATCTGTCTCGACGGACAAGGTGACGGAACTGAGCATCGTCACCTCCAAAATCGCGGATGGTGCGATTACATCGCCCAAATTGGCCAGCGAATCCGTCAAGGCAAGACATCTCGCCAAAAACTCGGTATCCCATGACAAGCTGGTCGATAAAGCCGTACAGGCAAAGCATATCGCCCATGACACAATTCAGACCGAGCATCTGCAAAATTATGCGGTGACAGCCGACAAACTGGCGGCGGGCAGCGTCACCCGCGACAAATTGGCCCCGCGCAGCGTAGACCGTACCCATTTGGACTTGCAATCGATATCAGGTGAGCATATCGAGAAGCAGACCCTGTCCGGAGAGCACTTGAATACGGGATCGATCACGGCCGAACACCTCCAGTCCGGCAGCGTCCGGGGGTCGCATCTGGCCCGAATGGCAGTGGATAGCCAGCACATCGCTCCGCAAGCGATCTGCTCCGAGCAGATTAAAGAAGAAGCCGTCCAGACTGCCCACATCGCCCCGCGCAGCGTAACCAGCGAAAAAATCGGCTTGTTTTCGGTAACCAATGACCATATTGCGGATCGGGCCATCACCCGGGATAAGATTGCGACTAGTTCGATTCGCTCCGAGCATTTGCTGGATCACGCGGTCAGCAGCCGCCATCTTTCCGAGGGCAGCGTCGCCCCCCGGCATCTGCAGGAGGGAAGTGTGGCGCCGCGCCATTTGCAAGAAGGCAGCGTGGCTTCCAGGCATATCCAGGAAGCGAGCATCCGGAAACAGCATATCGCGCCGGAGGCGGTCGCTACCCATCATCTCGCCAACGGAGCCGTAACCGCTGATAAACTGGCTTTTTCCCCGATCGAAACGGCCAACCAGCAAGGAACCACCCTGCAACAGTACGGCTTTCAGACTTTCCGGATGGCAGCCAGCAAAAAGGCGGTAGACGTGACGATCCGTCTGGAAATTCCTTTTGCCAACACAGACTATTGCCTGGTCGCGATGACCAACCGGATGGGCTGCCAGGTGTCCTTTAAATACGGCAACCAGTCTGCAGCCGTCGTGACCGTATTCCGAAACCGTTCCGGCCAGGAAGAGAAGGGCATCATTCAGTGGATCGCGATCGGCGTAAAAGGCGATGGGGCTTCCGAAGAGTCCGGGGAACCAAATGATATTGAGGACGCGCGGGAAGCCTTCGCGGATCAAGCGAATAAGGAAGGAAAGCCGGAAGCTGAAGCGGCGGATCAAGTCGTACTGGATGAAGATGAGGACGCGATGGACGAAGATGAACTCCTTCTGCTGAATATGGCGGAAGAGGAAGAAGATGACTTCGCCGATTTCGATCTGGCGGAGGAGCAGGAAGGCGAGCGGTAGCGTGAGCTATGAAGAGATAGGGAAGGCCTCGATCGACAGAGAAGGGCCTTTCTTTTTGTTTGTGGCAGAGCCTCTCTGCTTGCATGAAAAAGCGGTCGTTTGTCTTTCTTTTGCTTTTAAGGGTTCTGTATTCCCCGGTCACGTCTGCGGATCTTCATCGGCCCGCGGGCGTTTTTGTATGAGAGTTTGAAAACGAATCAGTAGACATAACGATATTACGGTAAATTTCTTTCGGAGAGTCTTTCATTGAATTCAGATGCGCTCTGATAGTATAATGAGATCGGTATCAAGATTGAGGATATTGTTGTGTAGTGGCAAATGGAGGGAAACAAGCCGATGATGACAACCATTGCCCAAGTCGGGCAGCATGTGGGACAAGAAGTACGGATTGGCTGTTGGCTGTATAACAAGCGCAGCAGCGGGAAAATACAATTTTTGCAGCTTCGCGACGGCTCGGGATTCATTCAGGGCGTCGTCGTCAAAGCAGAAGTGCCGGAAGCGGTATGGGAAGCGGCTTCCCAATTGACCCAGGAAAGCTCGTTATACATAAACGGCATCGTTCGGGCAGATGAGCGTGCCCCGAGCGGCTACGAACTGACAGTGACCGGTATTGAAATCATTCAAATTTCTCATGAATACCCGATCTCTCTGAAGGAGCATGGCGTTGATTTCCTCATGGACCACCGTCATCTGTGGCTGCGCAGCCCCCGTCAGCGGGCGGTGATGGCGATCCGCTCCGAGGTGATTCGGGCCGTGAATGAATATTTCTACCAAAACGGCTTCTACAAGGTAGATCCGCCGATTCTGACTCCTACTTCTGCGGAGGGGACGACGAACCTCTTCCACACGAAGTATTTTGACGAGGACGCCTATCTTTCCCAGTCGGGTCAGCTGTATATGGAAGCCGCAGCGATGGCGCTCGGCCGCGTCTATTCGTTTGGTCCCACTTTCCGTGCGGAAAAATCGAAAACCCGCCGCCACTTGATCGAGTTCTGGATGATCGAGCCGGAGATGGCCTTCGTGGATCACGAAGAAAATCTGCGCATTCAGGAGGAATTCGTCTCCCATGTCGTACAATCCGTCCTGAAAAATTGCCAGCGAGAGCTGAAAACGCTGGAGCGCGATACGACGAAGCTGCAAAATGTAGTGGCGCCGTTCCCGCGCATCACTTATGACGATGCGATCAAGCTGCTGCAGGAAAAGGGCAGCGAGATTAAATGGGGAGATGACTTCGGAGCTCCCGATGAGACGCTGATCGCAGAGCATTACGACAAGCCGGTATTCATCACCCATTATCCGACCGAGATCAAGGCATTTTACATGAAGCCGCATCCAGAGCGTCCGGAAGTGGTGCTCTGTGCCGACCTGATCGCACCGGAAGGCTACGGCGAGATCATCGGAGGCAGCCAGCGTATCGACGATCCCGTCCTGCTGGAAGAGCGCTTCCGTGAGCATGAGCTCTCTGAAGAGGCCTACCAATGGTATCTCGACCTGCGCAAATACGGTACGGTTCCTCACTCCGGATTTGGATTGGGGCTGGAGAGAACGATTGCCTGGATTTGTGGACTGGATCACGTCCGCGAGACGATTCCGTTCCCGCGCATGCTTTACCGTCTGTACCCGTAGTACCTGCTTTTTTACACCCTGCTGCTGGAGGGCGGCAGGGTATTCTATTTTTCCCGTACACACCCAAACAAGCTCGCCAACTGGCAATGAGGGCGATGAGGTGAAGAAGTCTCATGGATACAGAAATTTTACAAATACTGCAAGAAGGTGCCACATCGATCTCCAATCTCCTCCTGAAAAGA
This sequence is a window from Brevibacillus composti. Protein-coding genes within it:
- a CDS encoding WIAG-tail domain, which produces MAKVNRRKLSKSAGRRSGRLEFPLLQSGADIDWLEDLESDQQLASGGQRSIPVLQPTSQPSSPPLPQSSPQASPQPPAQAASQVLPNTPRAKMIPQQTTFSKVIKERRDEKDHSIVYTDDLTDQAVTAEKIANRAIDATKIKLGSIDNNLLKDYAVDNAKLADRAVTSSKIAPDAIQTHHIGRNVITTDMIQDRSITADKLQNGSITSEKLADKTIDSIKFAEGAIQSKHIQEQAITSELIEDQAVTAEKIKMGTIQTNNLANYIINSVKLEDNAVSSEKIRDGAVTSSKIDDEAIEAHHIKRGSILHEHLAEGAIDAANLSPGSITEHHLSSYIIHSQHLAPESVTAQKVAPYAISTEHLDDHSVTAEKLAREAVNGTHLQPASIQTIHLQDNSVTHKKLGDDQVTTSKLADNAVDADKLAPRSVSSKHLIEESVEAKHLASGSINKDKLAKGVIDSIHLSERVISNIHLKDHIIHTNNLVDHSITTSKLAAESVSTDKVTELSIVTSKIADGAITSPKLASESVKARHLAKNSVSHDKLVDKAVQAKHIAHDTIQTEHLQNYAVTADKLAAGSVTRDKLAPRSVDRTHLDLQSISGEHIEKQTLSGEHLNTGSITAEHLQSGSVRGSHLARMAVDSQHIAPQAICSEQIKEEAVQTAHIAPRSVTSEKIGLFSVTNDHIADRAITRDKIATSSIRSEHLLDHAVSSRHLSEGSVAPRHLQEGSVAPRHLQEGSVASRHIQEASIRKQHIAPEAVATHHLANGAVTADKLAFSPIETANQQGTTLQQYGFQTFRMAASKKAVDVTIRLEIPFANTDYCLVAMTNRMGCQVSFKYGNQSAAVVTVFRNRSGQEEKGIIQWIAIGVKGDGASEESGEPNDIEDAREAFADQANKEGKPEAEAADQVVLDEDEDAMDEDELLLLNMAEEEEDDFADFDLAEEQEGER
- the ltrA gene encoding group II intron reverse transcriptase/maturase — its product is MNVTETGDKGSQLPTEGSPQKNSAEHEGYAGVHVPERIAETDDTNANESKERLLEKIISRDNLNEAFKRVKANKGSHGIDGMGVDELLQYLKENGETIKEQILAGRYRPNPVRRVEIPKENGKKRNLGIPTVVDRVIQQAIAQMLTPIYEQQFSDNSFGFRPKRSAHQAIRRSQQYIQEGYRYVVDMDLEKYFDTVNQSKLIEVLSRTIKDGRVISLIHKYLRAGVVVKHKFEETEVGVPQGGNLSPILSNIMLNELDKELEKRGHKFVRYADDLLIFCKSRRSAERTLTNILPYIEKKLFLKVNREKTVVDLAIRVKFLGFSFYNQRGQVKVRIHPKSIAKMKTRVKELTARSNGMGNEERAERLRRYIMGWVNYFKIADMKNLLQTTDEWMRRRIRMIYWKQWKRIRTKFEKLISFGIPKFKAWEYANTRKSYWRISNSPILAKALDNNTIKGLGFLFFSDYYRQVTA
- the asnS gene encoding asparagine--tRNA ligase translates to MMTTIAQVGQHVGQEVRIGCWLYNKRSSGKIQFLQLRDGSGFIQGVVVKAEVPEAVWEAASQLTQESSLYINGIVRADERAPSGYELTVTGIEIIQISHEYPISLKEHGVDFLMDHRHLWLRSPRQRAVMAIRSEVIRAVNEYFYQNGFYKVDPPILTPTSAEGTTNLFHTKYFDEDAYLSQSGQLYMEAAAMALGRVYSFGPTFRAEKSKTRRHLIEFWMIEPEMAFVDHEENLRIQEEFVSHVVQSVLKNCQRELKTLERDTTKLQNVVAPFPRITYDDAIKLLQEKGSEIKWGDDFGAPDETLIAEHYDKPVFITHYPTEIKAFYMKPHPERPEVVLCADLIAPEGYGEIIGGSQRIDDPVLLEERFREHELSEEAYQWYLDLRKYGTVPHSGFGLGLERTIAWICGLDHVRETIPFPRMLYRLYP